The Paenibacillus sp. BIC5C1 DNA segment GCGTGTCATAATGGACCACTACAAAAACCCGCGTAACCGCGGAACGTTTGATAATGAAGCTGTCACGGTGAATTTGAACAATCCAACGTGTGGCGACCGGATTTCACTGCAACTTTTGCTGAAAGACGGAATCGTTCAGGAAGCCAAGTATACGGGGGAAGGTTGTTCCATCAGCATGTCCTCGGCATCAATGATGACCGAGGCAGTCAAAGGCAAAACGATGGATCAGGCACTCGACATGGCTAACCGCTTCTCCTCACTGATGAAAGGGGAAGAAGTCGATTTCGACGATTATGAAGATCTCGAAGCCCTATCCGGTGTGAACAAGTTCCCTGCACGCATCAAATGTGCCACATTGGCCTGGAATGCACTACGCAAAGGAATTGACGAAGAGGACAATGTACAATAACGATAGGGAGGTAGAGCAAGATGGCTAAAAAAGCACCAGAAATGGAAGAGTATAAATACGGTTTTCGCGACGAACACAAATCCATCTTTCAAACCGGTAAAGGTCTGACTGCAGAAGTCGTAACGGAGATTTCCAAAATCAAGAATGAACCGGAATGGATGTTGGAATTCCGTTTGAAATCCCTGAAACAATTCGAAAAAATGCCGATGCCTAAATGGGGCGGAGATCTCGACGGATTGGATTTCAACGATATTCAGTACTATGTTCGTCCTTCTGAAAAACAAGGGAAAACATGGGAAGAGGTACCTTCCGAAATCAAGGAAACTTTTGATAAACTGGGTATCCCTGAAGCGGAGCAAAAATTCCTCGCAGGTGTATCGGCTCAATATGAGTCCGAGGTTGTATACCACAACATGCAAAAAGAATTGGAAGATCAGGGCGTAATCTTCATGGATACGGATACTGCACTTCGAGAGCATCCAGAAATCCTGCGTGAATATTTCGCAACTGTTATTCCACCAGCAGATAACAAATTTGCTGCATTGAATAGTGCCGTTTGGTCCGGAGGAAGCTTCATCTACGTACCTAAAGGCGTAAAATGTGAAGTACCTCTGCAAGCCTATTTCCGGATTAACTCCGAAAATATGGGACAATTCGAGCGTACACTCATCATTGCAGACGAAGACAGCTTCGTTCACTATGTAGAGGGCTGTACAGCTCCAATCTACAGCACAAACTCACTGCACAGTGCGGTTGTTGAGATCATCTGTAAGAAAAATGCCCGTGTTCGTTACACAACGATTCAAAACTGGGCACCAAACATCTACAACCTGGTTACCAAACGTGCTGTTGCTGAAGAAAACGCAACGATGGAATGGGTTGATGGCAACATCGGTTCCAAACTGACGATGAAATATCCAGCAGTTGTACTGAAAGGCCGC contains these protein-coding regions:
- the sufU gene encoding Fe-S cluster assembly sulfur transfer protein SufU, with product MQLDDLYRRVIMDHYKNPRNRGTFDNEAVTVNLNNPTCGDRISLQLLLKDGIVQEAKYTGEGCSISMSSASMMTEAVKGKTMDQALDMANRFSSLMKGEEVDFDDYEDLEALSGVNKFPARIKCATLAWNALRKGIDEEDNVQ
- the sufB gene encoding Fe-S cluster assembly protein SufB: MAKKAPEMEEYKYGFRDEHKSIFQTGKGLTAEVVTEISKIKNEPEWMLEFRLKSLKQFEKMPMPKWGGDLDGLDFNDIQYYVRPSEKQGKTWEEVPSEIKETFDKLGIPEAEQKFLAGVSAQYESEVVYHNMQKELEDQGVIFMDTDTALREHPEILREYFATVIPPADNKFAALNSAVWSGGSFIYVPKGVKCEVPLQAYFRINSENMGQFERTLIIADEDSFVHYVEGCTAPIYSTNSLHSAVVEIICKKNARVRYTTIQNWAPNIYNLVTKRAVAEENATMEWVDGNIGSKLTMKYPAVVLKGRGAKGSVLSIAVAGKNQHQDAGAKMIHLAPDTTSTIVSKSISKHGGKVTYRGLASFGRQAEGAKSNIKCDTLILDNESTSDTIPYNEIMNDNIMLEHEATVSKVSEDQLFYLMSRGLTDAEATQMIIMGFIEPFTKELPMEYAVEMNRLIKFEMEGSIG